Proteins from a genomic interval of Desulfovulcanus ferrireducens:
- a CDS encoding patatin-like phospholipase family protein, protein MSQKIGLALGSGSARGWAHIGVIEALHEDGIDIDVVAGTSIGALVGAVFAAGKIMEFKEVILDLDWKKILSMLDVVFPKTGLLDGKKVAEFVQNYVQDREIDDFLLPFCAVCTDLKTGEEVRIFQGGVIEAVRASIAVPGIFTPVMMGKRCLVDGGLVNPVPVSVVRKMGADLVIAVDLNHDIVGRNLNIGSKERDKSCHKKEKPRNKVSVKDRVFQELKEKIKNIDVPLFDSMRQWMVREHMPNIFDIILTSINIMENQITQANLRLEPPDILIRPSLGHIKFMDFHRAEEAIYEGYQAAKKELSNWKRLKEV, encoded by the coding sequence ATGTCTCAAAAAATAGGTTTGGCTTTGGGTAGTGGGTCAGCCAGGGGTTGGGCCCATATTGGAGTTATAGAGGCCTTGCATGAAGATGGTATAGATATTGATGTTGTGGCTGGCACGAGTATTGGTGCCCTGGTTGGAGCAGTGTTTGCCGCTGGCAAGATCATGGAATTCAAAGAAGTTATCCTGGATTTGGACTGGAAAAAAATACTGTCCATGCTCGATGTGGTCTTCCCCAAGACAGGACTTTTAGATGGGAAGAAGGTAGCTGAATTTGTTCAGAACTATGTTCAAGACAGGGAAATAGACGATTTTTTATTGCCTTTTTGTGCGGTATGCACTGATTTAAAGACCGGAGAGGAGGTGCGCATTTTTCAGGGTGGAGTGATTGAGGCTGTAAGGGCAAGCATTGCTGTGCCGGGAATTTTTACCCCCGTAATGATGGGAAAGAGATGCTTGGTCGATGGGGGGTTGGTTAATCCTGTGCCCGTAAGTGTGGTCAGGAAAATGGGAGCGGACCTGGTTATTGCCGTGGACTTAAACCATGATATTGTTGGTAGAAATTTAAATATAGGTTCCAAAGAGAGAGATAAATCCTGCCACAAGAAAGAGAAGCCCAGGAATAAGGTTTCAGTAAAGGACAGGGTCTTTCAGGAGCTAAAGGAAAAGATAAAAAATATAGATGTACCTTTGTTTGACTCCATGAGACAATGGATGGTCAGAGAACATATGCCTAATATTTTTGATATTATACTGACATCCATAAACATTATGGAAAACCAGATTACCCAGGCTAACTTGCGACTTGAACCGCCAGACATCTTAATTCGGCCCAGCCTAGGCCATATCAAGTTCATGGACTTTCATCGCGCAGAAGAGGCTATTTATGAAGGGTATCAGGCAGCAAAAAAAGAACTTTCTAACTGGAAAAGGTTGAAAGAAGTGTAA
- a CDS encoding UTP--glucose-1-phosphate uridylyltransferase, whose amino-acid sequence MRAKSLSCVSISDSDLIDLFRPFALKMEEQVLPPIIINLFKCYFSQLVYNNQGKLSKKEILPVDQSELRRLEDLASFAPVGQKAIPKLVYFKLNGGLGTSMGLEKAKSLIKIKEDKTFLDLILEQTTKLRQKYNCPLPLVLMNSFKTHLDTMLHVQDFENPDHIPLAFVQHKFPKVMVNDLSPAKWPQNPELEWNPPGHGDFYTALITSGILKTLLDKGYKYGFISNSDNLGATIDKRILGYLVKKNLTFLMEVTPRTKSDRKGGHLCRLLKNNRLALREIAQCPDNELNEFMDYNKYNFFNTNSIWLNLEALEKVFLRHKMMPLDLIINPKHLDPRVPSSPKVYQLETAMGSAISAFDRAEALIVPRERFAPVKTTNDLLLVQSDCFITSDESTIIPNPSLKNHQPQVNLDENFYKKIDDYEERFPYGSPKLSECLLFEVQGDIKFGANIVVKGETSLVNEKQKQVAIPDNTELKGEIKF is encoded by the coding sequence TGAGAGCTAAATCCTTAAGTTGCGTTTCAATAAGTGACTCTGACCTGATCGACTTGTTTCGTCCCTTTGCCCTGAAAATGGAAGAACAAGTACTGCCTCCTATTATTATAAACCTATTCAAATGTTATTTCTCCCAGCTTGTCTATAATAATCAGGGTAAACTGTCTAAAAAGGAAATTTTGCCTGTCGATCAATCTGAGCTACGTCGCCTGGAAGATTTGGCTAGCTTTGCTCCGGTCGGGCAAAAAGCTATCCCCAAACTGGTTTATTTCAAATTAAATGGCGGTCTGGGCACAAGTATGGGCCTTGAAAAAGCCAAGTCTTTAATAAAAATTAAAGAAGATAAGACCTTTTTAGACCTGATTTTGGAGCAAACCACTAAGCTGCGCCAAAAATATAATTGTCCCTTACCCCTGGTCCTGATGAACAGTTTCAAAACCCACTTGGACACCATGCTCCATGTACAGGATTTTGAAAATCCAGATCATATACCCCTGGCTTTTGTGCAACACAAATTTCCCAAAGTTATGGTCAATGACTTAAGTCCTGCCAAATGGCCCCAAAATCCTGAGTTGGAATGGAACCCGCCAGGGCATGGAGACTTTTATACCGCCCTGATTACTTCCGGAATTCTAAAAACATTGCTTGATAAAGGTTATAAATACGGTTTTATCTCCAACTCAGACAATTTAGGGGCAACAATTGATAAACGCATCTTGGGCTACCTGGTCAAGAAAAATCTGACTTTCTTAATGGAAGTAACCCCCAGAACCAAGTCGGACCGCAAAGGCGGCCATTTATGTCGTCTGCTCAAAAACAATCGTCTGGCTTTGCGGGAAATCGCCCAGTGCCCTGATAACGAACTGAATGAGTTCATGGATTATAATAAGTATAATTTTTTCAACACAAACTCCATCTGGCTAAACCTTGAGGCATTGGAAAAAGTCTTTCTACGCCACAAAATGATGCCCCTGGATCTTATTATCAATCCCAAACACCTTGACCCACGCGTTCCTTCTTCCCCAAAAGTTTACCAGTTGGAAACCGCAATGGGCTCTGCTATTTCAGCGTTTGATAGAGCTGAAGCCCTAATCGTGCCCAGAGAGCGTTTTGCACCGGTCAAGACCACCAACGATCTATTACTGGTCCAGTCTGATTGTTTCATTACCAGTGATGAAAGTACGATTATTCCCAACCCGAGTCTAAAAAACCACCAACCTCAGGTTAATCTCGATGAAAATTTTTATAAAAAAATTGATGATTATGAAGAACGCTTTCCCTATGGTTCACCCAAATTGTCCGAATGCCTTCTCTTTGAAGTTCAGGGCGATATAAAATTTGGGGCAAACATAGTGGTCAAAGGTGAGACGAGTCTGGTTAATGAAAAGCAAAAACAGGTGGCAATTCCGGACAACACCGAGTTGAAAGGAGAAATAAAATTTTAA